A single Antechinus flavipes isolate AdamAnt ecotype Samford, QLD, Australia chromosome 5, AdamAnt_v2, whole genome shotgun sequence DNA region contains:
- the LOC127538616 gene encoding uncharacterized protein LOC127538616, whose translation MPIQPSTPGCLHHPLDQSRASVSRLVKTSTLAEHRVEADSLSGNYKFGFKKWKSHVTAEPWSDLSEIVTRPPGSTVIWGNVFYVLLFGWWLSLVYLLLSGLMFLTILATPYGKLCWQLAGYLLWPFDKVIQKEHFSLRLCKDASDCDFFSEPETTPLLSHLDGPLRTQKAYSNHPKYSHWYRVSTYIWLFLGYPVLVVIHSLICCFSWFLVFIIPIAKMNARMVARILLEDPEQVHVQAIKPETPRDAATLLRCRRAASSCYYKHTLAGVHIFALNLLPLVLVTLILGYVDSQNQYTSSLAKFSLSLLSIMLLSYFTGTAIASISAQSSFAVGAVVNATFGSIIELTLYITALMKGAQEGNRCYEEVVKSALTGTVLGCILLVPGLCMVIGGMHHPEQKLNHQSAGVSSALLFLSVGGVFAPTLFSKVYGRLICRECQNITQDPSGSYLCHSCRPDLMENNGTLYYNHVQPLVYTVCLLLPATYLVGLLFILKTRSPSYVLHSNRGPWPGPHRGAVVAWPRWRTLLLLLLSTFCMSACADLATEHISPILKSSTVSQYFIGVTVLAMVPELPEIVNGIQFALQNHLSLSIEIGSCIAVQVCMLQIPILVLFSIFYPTGFMLFFSDLHVYASMFSVILMNYIFMDGKCDYFRGTVLVMVYFLLLAVYFFAPSPAGC comes from the exons TTTGGTTTCAAGAAGTGGAAGAGCCACGTGACTGCTGAGCCCTGGTCAGACCTCTCCGAGATCGTCACCAGGCCCCCTG GCTCCACCGTGATCTGGGGGAATGTCTTCTACGTGCTGCTCTTTGGCTGGTGGCTCTCCCTGGTCTACCTCCTCCTGTCTGGGCTGATGTTCCTCACCATCCTGGCCACTCCTTATG GGAAACTATGCTGGCAACTCGCTGGATACTTGCTCTGGCCATTTGATAAAGTGATCCAGAAG gaACATTTTTCCCTTAGGTTGTGCAAGGATGCTAGTGACTGTGACTTCTTCTCTGAACCAGAGACCACCCCACTTCTCAGCCACCTTGATGGGCCACTCAGGACTCAGAAAGCATACTCAAACCACCCAAAATACAGTCATTGG TACCGAGTCAGCACTTACATCTGGCTTTTCCTGGGCTACCCTGTGCTGGTGGTCATCCACAGCCTCATCTGCTGCTTTTCCTGGTTCCTAGTGTTCATTATTCCAATTGCCAAGATGAATGCCAGAATGGTAGCCAGAATCCTCCTGGAAGACCCAGAGCAGGTGCATGTGCAGGCAATAAAG CCAGAGACACCCAGGGACGCTGCCACGCTCCTGCGCTGCCGCCGTGCAGCTAGCTCCTGTTACTACAAGCACACCTTGGCCGGCGTGCACATCTTTGCCCTCA ACCTCCTGCCGCTGGTACTCGTGACCCTGATCTTGGGCTACGTGGACAGCCAGAACCAGTACACGAGCTCTCTGGCCAAGTTCagcctctccctcctctccatcATGCTGCTCTCTTACTTCACCGGAACAGCTATCGCCAG CATTTCGGCTCAGAGCTCTTTTGCCGTGGGCGCTGTGGTGAATGCCACATTTGGCTCCATCATCGAACTGACGCTTTATATCACTGCCCTGATGAAGGGGGCCCAGGAGGGGAACAGATGCTATGAGGAGGTGGTGAAGTCTGCTCTGACGGGGACCGTGCTGGGCTGCATCCTTCTGGTCCCG GGTCTCTGCATGGTGATTGGGGGAATGCACCACCCTGAACAGAAGCTTAACCACCAGTCAGCAGGGGTCAGCTCTGCCCTGCTCTTCCTCTCTGTGGGAG GTGTGTTTGCCCCCACACTTTTCTCCAAGGTTTATGGGAGACTGATCTGCAGGGAGTGCCAGAATATTACCCAGGACCCCTCGGGGAGCTATCTGTGCCACAGCTGCCGGCCTGACTTG ATGGAGAACAATGGAACTCTCTACTACAATCATGTCCA GCCGTTGGTGTACACGGTGTGCCTCCTGCTCCCCGCCACCTACCTCGTGGGCCTCCTCTTCATCCTGAAGACCCGCTCTCCTAGCTACGTCCTCCACAGCAACCGTGGCCCCT GGCCCGGGCCCCATCGCGGCGCTGTGGTTGCCTGGCCACGGTGGCGCACGctgctcttgctgctgctgtCCACCTTCTGCATGTCTGCCTGTGCTGACCTGGCCACAGAGCACATCAGTCCCATTCTGAAGAGCTCCACCGTGTCCCAG taTTTTATAGGAGTGACTGTGCTCGCCATGGTGCCTGAATTGCCAGAGATTGTCAATGGGATTCAGTTTGCCTTGCAGAATCACCTGAGTCTCAG CATTGAGATCGGCAGCTGCATTGCAGTACAAGTCTGTATGCTGCAGATACCCATCCTGGTGCTGTTTTCCATCTTCTAT CCAACAGGATTCATGCTGTTCTTCAGTGACCTCCATGTCTATGCCAGCATGTTCAGTGTCATTCTTATGAATTATATCTTCATGGATGGCAAGTGTGACTATTTTCGAG GTACTGTGCTGGTAATGGTCTACTTCCTCCTCCTCGCTGTCTATTTCTTTGCTCCTTCCCCTGCTGGCTGCTGA
- the KLHDC10 gene encoding kelch domain-containing protein 10 isoform X2, producing MSAAQGHRAPPARSGHRCVADNTNLYVFGGYNPDYDESGGPENEDYPLFRELWRYHFATGIWHQMSTEGYMPRELASMSLVLHGNNLLVFGGTGIPFGESNGNDVHVCNVKYKRWALLSCRGKKPNRIYGQAMAIINGFLYVFGGTTGYVYSTDLHRLDLNTREWIQLKPNNLACDLPEERYRHEIAHDGQRIYILGGGTSWTAYPLNKIHAYNLETNTWEEIATRPHEKIGFPAARRCHSCVQIKNDVFVCGGYNGEVILGDVWKLNLQTFQWVKLPAVMPEPVYFHCAAVTPAGCMYIHGGVVNIHENKRTGSLFKMWLVVPSLLELSWEKLLGAFPHLVNLSRTQLLHLGLTQGLIERLK from the exons GTCACAGAGCTCCACCGGCACGGAGTGGACATCGGTGTGTGGCAGATAATACCAATCTGTATGTATTTGGAGGTTATAACCCGGATTATGATGAGTCAGGAGGGCCAGAGAATGAAGATTATCCTCTCTTCAGGGAGCTTTGGAGGTACCACTTTGCTACAGGAATATGGCATCAAATGAGCACAGAAGGTTACATGCCCAGAGAGCTGGCATCTATGTCAC TTGTGCTGCATGGAAATAACTTGTTGGTGTTTGGAGGTACTGGCATTCCCTTTGGTGAGAGCAATGGCAATGATGTCCATGTCTGCAATGTGAAATACAAACGGTGGGCCTTGCTCAGTTGTAGAGGGAAGAAGCCCAATCGGATTTATGGACAG gCAATGGCTATTATAAATGGCTTTCTCTATGTCTTTGGAGGAACAACTGGCTATGTTTACAGTACAGACCTACATCGGTTAGACCTGAATACCCGGGAATGGATACAGCTAAAACCAAACAACCTAGCTTGTGATCTGCCAGAAGAGAG GTATAGACATGAAATTGCACATGATGGGCAAAGGATATACATCTTGGGAGGTGGGACTTCCTGGACAGCTTATCCCTTAAATAAG atCCATGCATACAATCTTGAAACAAACACATGGGAGGAAATTGCAACAAGACCCcatgaaaaaatag GTTTCCCTGCAGCCAGAAGATGTCACAGTTGTGTACAAATAAAAAATG ATGTTTTTGTTTGTGGTGGTTATAATGGAGAAGTGATTTTGGGAGATGTCTGGAAATTGAATCTGCAAACTTTCCAGTGGGTAAAGCTTCCAGCTGTTATGCCTGAGCCAGTTTATTTCCACTGTGCAGCTGTTACACca GCTGGCTGCATGTACATTCATGGAGGAGTGGTGAACATCCATGAAAATAAACGGACTGGGTCATTATTTAAGATGTGGCTGGTGGTACCCAGCCTTCTGGAACTATCATGGGAGAAACTGCTTGGGGCCTTCCCTCACTTAGTAAATCTCTCCCGGACACAACTTCTGCACCTTGGACTCACACAGGGACTCATTGAGCGGTTGAAATGA